Proteins from a genomic interval of Quercus lobata isolate SW786 chromosome 11, ValleyOak3.0 Primary Assembly, whole genome shotgun sequence:
- the LOC115968493 gene encoding pentatricopeptide repeat-containing protein At2g34400 yields the protein MLRKKASSNTISRHLIFRKTYVYATKQQQQQQQPLSETLLSLSKKCVSIKQLQQIHTQMLINSIHKPNFLLSKIIGLKHFSYASLLFSHIPQPNDYAFNVMIRGLTTTWLKYSLALDFYYRMKFLGLKPNNFTYPFLFIACGNLFALNHGRVAHSSVFKVGLDSDDHTYHSLITMYARCGELSCARKVFDEITERDLVSWNSMISGYSKMGYAGDAVGLFQEMRGLGFEPDEMTLVSVLGACGDLGNLSLGRWVEGFVVENKMELNSYVGSALIDMYGKCGDLVAARRVFDSMAKKDVVTWNAMITGYAQNGMSDESIMLFNGMKEAGVDPDKITLIGVLSSCASIGALDIGKWVDTYASERGLHHDIYVGTALIDMYAKCGNLDNALRVFEEMPQKNEVSWNSMISAFAFHGQAQAALSLFKRMTNDGGAAHPNDITFVAVLSACVHAGLVDEGCNFFDMMSSSFGLVPKIEHYSCMVDLLARAGRLYEAWDFIEKMPEKPDEVALGALLGACHKRRNIDISQRVVQLLLELEPLNSGNYVISSKIFANLKRWDDSARMRVLMRQRGVMKTPGCSWIEVETQLHEFHAGDGLQHNCREIYELMDLLYEDLKREGYIPMIGEFAEQGVEEATLLQRPMS from the exons ATGCTTAGGAAAAAAGCTTCTTCAAACACCATTTCCCGCCACCTCATTTTTCGAAAAACCTACGTATATGCAAcaaagcaacaacaacaacaacaacaacctcTTAGTGAAACACTCTTGTCTCTGTCGAAAAAATGTGTATCCATCAAACAGTTACAACAAATACACACCCAAATGCTCATCAACTCCATTCACAAACCCAATTTCCTTCTCTCCAAAATCATTGGCCTCAAACACTTCTCCTATGCTTCCCTTCTTTTCTCCCATATCCCTCAACCCAATGACTACGCTTTCAATGTCATGATACGTGGCCTAACCACCACATGGCTTAAATACTCTCTTGCTCTTGATTTTTATTACCGCATGAAGTTTTTGGGCCTAAAGCCGAATAACTTTACGTACCCTTTTTTGTTCATTGCTTGCGGCAACCTTTTCGCGTTAAATCATGGCCGGGTGGCTCACTCGTCTGTATTTAAAGTTGGGCTGGACAGTGATGATCATACTTATCATTCTTTGATCACTATGTATGCTCGGTGTGGTGAGTTGAGTTGTGCACGGaaagtgtttgatgaaattaCTGAGAGGGATTTGGTTTCTTGGAATTCAATGATTTCGGGGTACTCAAAGATGGGGTATGCTGGGGATGCGGTGGGATTGTTTCAAGAAATGAGGGGATTGGGGTTTGAGCCAGATGAAATGACTTTAGTGAGTGTTCTTGGGGCGTGTGGGGACTTAGGAAATTTGAGTCTGGGGAGGTGGGTGGAGGGGTTTGTAGTGGAGAATAAGATGGAGCTGAACTCTTATGTGGGTTCTGCATTGATTGATATGTACGGAAAGTGTGGCGATTTGGTTGCAGCAAGGAGGGTATTTGATAGTATGGCAAAGAAAGATGTCGTCACATGGAATGCCATGATTACGGG ATATGCACAAAATGGAATGTCGGATGAATCGATAATGCTATTTAACGGCATGAAAGAGGCAGGTGTTGATCCAGATAAAATCACATTGATTGGAGTGCTGTCTTCATGTGCCTCAATTGGAGCCCTTGACATTGGGAAATGGGTTGATACATATGCATCAGAAAGAGGCTTGCATCATGATATTTATGTGGGTACTGCACTAATTGATATGTATGCCAAGTGTGGGAATTTGGACAATGCACTAAGAGTTTTTGAAGAAATGCCCCAGAAAAATGAGGTCTCTTGGAATTCAATGATATCTGCATTTGCTTTTCATGGGCAAGCGCAGGCTGCCCTATCATTATTTAAGCGCATGACAAACGATGGTGGAGCTGCTCACCCAAATGACATCACTTTTGTAGCAGTACTCTCTGCATGCGTTCATGCAGGATTGGTTGATGAgggttgtaatttttttgatatgatGAGTTCATCTTTTGGTTTGGTCCCGAAAATTGAGCATTACTCTTGCATGGTTGATCTTTTGGCACGTGCGGGACGTCTCTATGAAGCTTGGGACTTCATTGAGAAGATGCCTGAAAAACCTGATGAAGTTGCATTGGGGGCTTTGCTTGGTGCCTGTCATAAGCGCAGAAACATTGATATCAGTCAGCGGGTTGTGCAACTGCTTCTGGAGTTGGAGCCTTTAAATTCTGGAAATTATGTGATTTCATCAAAGATATTTGCAAATTTGAAAAGGTGGGATGATTCAGCAAGGATGAGAGTTTTAATGAGGCAGAGGGGTGTCATGAAGACTCCTGGTTGTAGCTGGATTGAGGTTGAGACTCAACTTCATGAATTTCATGCTGGTGATGGTTTACAACATAATTGTAGAGAGATTTATGAATTAATGGATCTGCTTTATGAGGACCTGAAGAGGGAAGGTTATATTCCAATGATTGGTGAATTTGCTGAACAAGGAGTGGAAGAGGCAACGTTGTTACAGAGACCGATGAGTTAA